Proteins from one Anopheles nili chromosome 2, idAnoNiliSN_F5_01, whole genome shotgun sequence genomic window:
- the LOC128720826 gene encoding chondroadherin-like protein, which yields MSCKLVLCFLVAIAFGCAIGRKLECNEQRENECEISNFTIVESMDLSEYEFPDHPHLAFGTYPLSDDSTYVVSISKELADRLQSTEKLEMQNVSLQSMVLWTNLRTLDASHNYFFELIVEPGQSYQLRELNLSYNRFQSIDFVAALPALRTLDLRHNYLETVSFSLFDMATDLWKLNLANNRIQTISTDGSLHLPRLSNLLLHDNLLSVLDASEWRFSMLQELNLARNRLRYLSMCEVNHSFPHLQTLYMDENRWECGHLNATVRQLLQLGVKPMAYYDTEDEEHCSKSMEGICCY from the exons ATGTCCTGCAAGCTCGTACTGTG TTTTCTCGTAGCGATCGCGTTTGGGTGCGCCATCGGACGGAAGCTAGAGTGCAACGAACAGCGGGAGAATGAGTGCGAAATTTCCAACTTCACCATCGTGGAGTCGATGGATCTGTCCGAGTACGAGTTCCCGGACCATCCGCATTTGGCTTTCGGGACATACCCGCTTTCGGACGATTCGACATACGTAGTGTCCATCAGCAAGGAGCTAGCGGATCGACTGCAGTCCACGGAGAAGCTTGAGATGCAGAACGTATCTCTGCAGTCGATGGTGCTCTGGACGAACCTGCGCACGTTGGACGCTTCACATAATTACTTCTTCGAGCTGATCGTCGAGCCGGGCCAAAGTTACCAGCTGCGAGAGCTAAACCTTAGCTACAATCGCTTCCAGTCGATCGATTTCGTGGCAGCTTTACCAGCCCTGCGTACGCTCGATCTCAGACACAACTATTTGGAGACGGTTAGCTTCTCCCTGTTCGATATGGCCACGGATCTGTGGAAGCTGAACCTGGCTAACAATCGCATCCAGACCATCTCGACCGATGGTTCACTGCATCTGCCGCGCCTTTCCAATCTGCTGCTGCACGACAACCTGCTGAGTGTTCTGGATGCGAGCGAGTGGCGCTTTAGCATGCTCCAGGAGCTGAACTTGGCACGCAATCGTCTGCGCTATTTGAGCATGTGCGAAGTGAACCATTCGTTCCCGCACCTGCAGACACTGTACATGGACGAGAATCGCTGGGAGTGCGGACATCTGAACGCCACCGTTCGCCAGTTGCTTCAGCTCGGAGTCAAGCCGATGGCGTATTACGACACCGAGGATGAGGAACATTGCTCCAAGTCGATGGAAGGAATCTGCTGCTACTAG